One Mytilus trossulus isolate FHL-02 chromosome 5, PNRI_Mtr1.1.1.hap1, whole genome shotgun sequence DNA segment encodes these proteins:
- the LOC134718464 gene encoding LDLR chaperone boca-like → MVEKGGNFQFYIIIFIVFNLSLLSICNKADEKETKNGKDEKWKKKNIRDYSEADLERLFDQWEDNDEDELEEDELPEWKREPPKIDMSKLDPSKPEEMIKMSKKGKTLMMFATVSENPSEKETEKITSLWHTSLFNAHIDTQRYVVGSNRVIFMLTDGSKAWEVKDFLTQQERCEEVTIEGKSYPGKGQKSEESSDKKNNVDSSKNKIKDKSKSESESSKKDKKDKDIDDNRTGRKKTEL, encoded by the exons ATGGTGGAAAAAGGAGGAAACTTTCagttttacattattattttcatagttttcaatttaagtCTGCTTTCAATTTGTAATAAAGCAgacgaaaaagaaacaaaaaatggtAAAGACGAGAAatggaagaagaaaaacattcgTGATTACAGTGAAGCTGATTTAGAACGACTTTTTGATCAGTGGGAG GACAATGATGAGGATGAGTTAGAAGAAGATGAACTTCCTGAATGGAAACGAGAACCACCCAAAATAGATATGTCAAAGTTAGACCCCAGTAAACCAGaagaaatgattaaaatgtCAAAGAAAGGGAAAACCTTAATGATGTTTGCTACAGTATCAG aaAACCCAAGTgaaaaagaaactgaaaaaaTTACATCACTTTGGCATACAAGTCTGTTTAATGCTCATATTGATACACAGAG ATATGTTGTGGGCAGTAACAGAGTTATATTTATGTTGACTGATGGATCTAAAGCCTGGGAAGTTAAAGATTTTTTAACCCAACAAGAAAGATGTGAAGAGGTTACAATAGAAGGCAAAAGTTATCCAGGGAAAGGACAG AAATCAGAAGAATCATCAGATAAAAAGAATAATGTAGAcagttctaaaaataaaatcaaagataaatcaaaaagtgaaagtgaaagtagtaaaaaagataaaaaagataaagatataGATGATAACAGAACAGGAAGGAAAAAGACAGAGTTATGA